A genomic region of Thermotoga sp. Ku-13t contains the following coding sequences:
- a CDS encoding extracellular solute-binding protein: MRKWLLVALVLLMVVSVLGKVKIVYWQYYFETKVKAIDELIKEFQKLYPDIEIEHVTFPYETFNEKVAASVPAGTGPDVVNLYYGWIPKYVTSGYLQPLPKSDFSDQYFEENFFPFVAKGVEFLGERYAVPIAVRSLALFWNKDLFKQAGLDPEKPPRTLQELVEIAKKLTKYDKQGNIVQAGLATQPSGQGHHWIREVLVRQFGGQPYSDDYRKVLYQNAPEALKFYTDLITVHKVGYPGFMNDDITAFVSSSAAMNIDGSFRIAALKKAGLNFGVAELPEHNGIKSNFASFWANAITKNATGPKLDAAIKFIKFLASEKVMEFWLDAVGELPANPKVAQKYYNDPIYGPFLKGLEYAHATFFVDEKEQRQVIMDAVDKVWLKGVPPEQAFREAAEIEQRLLDEFWKNVGK, translated from the coding sequence ATGAGAAAGTGGTTACTGGTGGCACTCGTACTCTTGATGGTGGTATCTGTCCTCGGAAAGGTTAAGATCGTGTACTGGCAGTACTACTTCGAAACCAAAGTCAAGGCCATAGATGAACTTATCAAAGAATTTCAAAAGCTCTATCCAGACATCGAGATTGAGCACGTCACGTTCCCGTACGAAACGTTCAACGAAAAGGTTGCCGCCTCTGTTCCCGCAGGAACAGGGCCGGATGTTGTGAACCTTTACTACGGCTGGATCCCGAAGTACGTGACTTCTGGTTATCTGCAACCACTTCCGAAAAGCGATTTTTCAGATCAATATTTCGAAGAGAATTTCTTCCCATTCGTGGCAAAAGGAGTCGAGTTTTTGGGCGAACGGTACGCTGTACCGATTGCTGTAAGGAGTCTAGCACTCTTTTGGAACAAAGATCTCTTCAAGCAAGCGGGTCTGGATCCGGAGAAACCTCCAAGGACGCTCCAGGAACTCGTTGAAATCGCAAAGAAACTGACTAAGTATGACAAACAGGGCAACATAGTCCAGGCCGGCCTTGCAACGCAACCTTCTGGCCAGGGCCACCACTGGATAAGGGAAGTGCTGGTCAGGCAGTTCGGCGGTCAACCCTACAGTGATGATTACAGGAAGGTGCTTTACCAAAACGCTCCTGAGGCGCTCAAGTTCTACACAGATCTGATCACCGTTCACAAGGTCGGATACCCTGGCTTCATGAACGACGATATCACGGCGTTCGTGTCTTCATCAGCAGCGATGAACATCGATGGTTCTTTCCGAATAGCGGCCCTTAAGAAAGCAGGCTTGAATTTCGGTGTGGCTGAACTTCCTGAGCATAACGGAATAAAGTCCAACTTCGCATCTTTCTGGGCGAACGCAATAACAAAGAATGCCACGGGTCCCAAGCTCGATGCGGCGATCAAGTTCATAAAGTTCTTGGCGAGCGAAAAAGTCATGGAATTCTGGCTCGATGCGGTTGGAGAACTTCCGGCCAATCCCAAGGTTGCTCAAAAATACTACAATGATCCCATCTATGGCCCGTTCTTGAAGGGTCTCGAGTATGCCCACGCGACTTTCTTCGTTGACGAGAAAGAGCAGAGACAGGTCATCATGGATGCGGTTGACAAAGTCTGGTTGAAAGGAGTTCCACCTGAGCAGGCTTTCAGAGAAGCGGCGGAGATAGAGCAAAGACTTCTGGATGAATTCTGGAAGAACGTAGGTAAGTGA
- a CDS encoding sugar ABC transporter permease — MKLRQKKILTAYLFLALPLFFFVFIRFYPMLSAFYMSFTNWNILSPKKDFVGFSNYVKIFSDPVFRIALFNTLKYVLLGVPSVIVVSLFLALLLNNMIRFRSMYRLIYVMPYITPMVATSWVWRWMYQRPPAGIINNILNALGLPTRGFLMSTTEALPSIVVTTVWIEIGYCVLIFLAGLQNIPKEYLEAARVDGANRRQLLFRITIPLLNPVIVFLSVIETIIFLRIFTQVYNMTDQGSGGPLNSTKPLVLYIYQKAFKSFDMGTAAAATVVLFAIILTITIFQLKVLNRNVQY; from the coding sequence ATGAAGTTGAGACAGAAAAAGATCTTGACGGCATATCTTTTTCTGGCTCTACCGCTTTTTTTCTTTGTTTTCATTCGTTTTTATCCCATGCTTTCGGCGTTTTACATGAGTTTCACCAACTGGAACATCCTTTCTCCAAAAAAAGATTTCGTTGGTTTCTCCAACTACGTGAAGATCTTCAGCGATCCTGTTTTCAGAATAGCTCTCTTCAACACGCTCAAATACGTTCTGCTGGGCGTGCCGAGTGTAATCGTTGTTTCTCTGTTTCTTGCGCTTTTGTTGAACAACATGATCAGGTTCCGTAGCATGTACCGTCTCATTTATGTTATGCCTTACATTACACCGATGGTCGCGACGAGCTGGGTTTGGCGCTGGATGTATCAGAGGCCACCGGCCGGGATTATAAACAACATTTTGAACGCTCTTGGCTTACCAACGAGAGGCTTTCTGATGAGTACAACTGAAGCGCTACCTTCCATCGTGGTCACAACCGTCTGGATCGAAATTGGTTACTGTGTGCTCATTTTTCTGGCAGGTCTACAGAACATCCCAAAAGAGTACTTGGAAGCCGCAAGGGTTGATGGTGCAAACAGAAGGCAGTTACTGTTCAGGATAACTATTCCTCTTCTCAATCCGGTGATAGTTTTTTTGTCGGTCATCGAGACCATCATCTTCCTGAGAATATTCACTCAAGTTTACAACATGACTGATCAGGGATCGGGAGGACCCCTCAATTCGACAAAGCCACTGGTGCTTTACATATACCAGAAGGCGTTCAAGTCGTTCGACATGGGAACCGCGGCCGCCGCAACCGTCGTGCTCTTTGCGATCATACTCACCATAACGATATTTCAGCTGAAAGTCTTGAACAGGAACGTTCAGTACTGA
- a CDS encoding carbohydrate ABC transporter permease: MTKSDRIVKAVAYTVLTALAIVMIFPFVWMVLSSFKPFSEIYRPYFFPKNPTLDNYRQILGSSLFPRWFTNSIIVALVTTASVLFFDSLVGYTLAKFRFPGRNIIFVFILSTLMIPTEMLIIPWYVMSSKFGWIDTYWGIMFPGMITAFGIFLMKQFMETIPDDLIDAARIDGVSEFGIFWRIALPLVRPALASLAILNFIGNWNAFLWPLIVSSKPQMYTLPVGLAYFSSENLMRWELIMTGATISTLPLIAVFLIFQRQIIRGIMLSGLKG, translated from the coding sequence GTGACAAAATCCGACAGGATCGTCAAGGCAGTTGCTTACACCGTCTTGACTGCTTTGGCTATCGTCATGATCTTTCCCTTCGTGTGGATGGTTCTTTCATCCTTCAAGCCTTTCAGTGAGATTTACAGGCCTTATTTTTTCCCGAAGAATCCAACCCTGGATAATTACAGACAGATACTCGGTTCTTCTCTATTTCCAAGATGGTTTACGAACAGTATAATTGTTGCCCTTGTGACTACTGCTTCTGTGCTGTTCTTCGATTCACTCGTCGGTTACACGCTCGCCAAATTCAGATTTCCCGGAAGGAACATTATATTCGTCTTCATCCTCAGCACGCTCATGATCCCGACCGAGATGCTCATAATACCCTGGTACGTGATGTCCTCGAAGTTCGGCTGGATCGATACGTACTGGGGAATCATGTTTCCAGGTATGATAACAGCCTTTGGAATCTTCCTCATGAAACAGTTCATGGAGACGATTCCCGACGATCTGATAGATGCGGCGAGGATAGACGGTGTTTCGGAGTTTGGGATATTCTGGAGAATAGCCCTCCCACTCGTCAGACCGGCACTCGCATCTCTGGCGATTTTGAACTTCATCGGCAACTGGAACGCTTTCCTGTGGCCGTTGATCGTGTCTTCGAAACCGCAGATGTACACGCTTCCTGTCGGACTGGCGTACTTCTCGAGTGAAAATTTGATGAGGTGGGAATTGATCATGACGGGTGCGACTATTTCAACCTTGCCGTTGATAGCTGTGTTCCTGATATTCCAGAGACAGATCATCAGGGGAATCATGCTCTCCGGCCTGAAGGGGTGA
- a CDS encoding amidohydrolase family protein, which translates to MRLIDSHVHLLLNLGETKEGEEDPWLKKEREKWFRAWNFPKPEPLDDVDQLGELWYQEANRYSIDKIVFVTANGNENMLRVVSKHPDRFIGYAHHDPAQANAAEELEKFIKAGLKGYKILGPKVSVPLNDRSLYPVWEVANHYGIPVLVHFGILGAAGGIAYHVNINPLIIHDVAKQFSRIRFIVPHFGCGYVFETLNLCWACPNVYVDTSGSNQWTRWMPYELNLEMLFRKYRETIGPERIIFGTDSSWFPRGFCKTYLDEQVRAMIHVGFSDDEIDRVLYTNIAEILGLTQ; encoded by the coding sequence ATGAGATTGATAGACTCCCACGTTCATCTCTTGTTGAACCTTGGCGAAACGAAGGAAGGTGAAGAGGATCCGTGGTTGAAGAAGGAAAGAGAGAAATGGTTCAGAGCGTGGAACTTTCCAAAACCAGAACCGTTGGACGATGTGGATCAGCTTGGTGAGCTGTGGTACCAGGAAGCGAACAGGTACTCCATCGACAAGATAGTTTTCGTGACGGCGAACGGGAACGAGAACATGCTGAGAGTGGTTTCTAAGCATCCGGACAGGTTCATCGGGTACGCCCACCACGATCCAGCACAAGCGAACGCCGCGGAGGAACTGGAAAAGTTCATAAAGGCTGGATTGAAGGGATACAAGATACTGGGCCCGAAGGTGAGCGTGCCTCTCAACGATCGATCCCTGTATCCCGTGTGGGAGGTGGCGAACCATTACGGTATACCTGTGCTGGTACATTTTGGTATCCTCGGCGCTGCAGGTGGAATAGCTTACCACGTGAACATCAATCCGCTGATCATCCACGATGTTGCGAAACAGTTCAGTAGAATAAGGTTCATAGTCCCACACTTCGGATGCGGATACGTTTTCGAAACGCTCAACCTGTGCTGGGCGTGCCCCAACGTTTACGTCGACACGAGTGGCTCCAACCAGTGGACGAGGTGGATGCCTTACGAGTTGAATCTGGAGATGCTCTTTAGAAAGTACAGAGAAACCATAGGTCCAGAGAGAATAATCTTCGGTACGGATTCGAGCTGGTTTCCTCGCGGTTTCTGCAAAACTTACCTCGATGAGCAAGTCAGGGCCATGATCCATGTGGGTTTCAGCGATGACGAGATCGACCGTGTCCTGTACACGAACATCGCCGAAATACTTGGATTAACGCAATGA
- a CDS encoding HEAT repeat domain-containing protein, giving the protein MDMNGDVEKLVERIMTEKGVEAIPSLINLLTDEDEKVREIVLQIIYRFGDSARPILLQKYKEHLKASQQNDVILLYLVDILSDLGEVSIKKDLMNLLCRYDDETAQLVIYEAMCKLGDGERILDVLSYYLLEDDYREELATQVIMALSHVPTFRTVEVLAKAYEDERFTEDIRKDIVQAIAMVTMKDHRLWEHFEKVASEDLLLQVKNFTR; this is encoded by the coding sequence ATGGATATGAACGGCGATGTCGAAAAACTGGTTGAGAGGATAATGACAGAAAAAGGTGTCGAAGCCATTCCCAGCTTGATAAACCTGCTCACGGACGAAGACGAGAAGGTTAGAGAGATCGTTCTGCAGATCATTTACAGATTCGGTGATTCGGCGCGTCCGATTCTGTTGCAGAAGTACAAAGAGCATCTGAAGGCAAGTCAACAGAACGATGTGATACTGCTCTATCTTGTGGACATACTCTCGGACCTGGGTGAAGTGAGTATAAAGAAGGACTTGATGAACCTGTTGTGCAGGTACGACGATGAAACCGCCCAGCTCGTCATATACGAAGCGATGTGCAAGCTCGGAGACGGTGAGAGGATACTCGACGTGCTCTCTTACTATCTGCTCGAAGACGATTACAGAGAGGAACTCGCAACCCAGGTGATCATGGCGCTGTCTCACGTTCCAACGTTCCGAACGGTGGAAGTGCTCGCTAAGGCGTACGAAGACGAACGGTTCACGGAAGACATAAGGAAAGACATCGTCCAGGCCATCGCCATGGTGACCATGAAAGATCACAGGCTCTGGGAACACTTCGAGAAAGTGGCGAGTGAGGATCTACTCTTACAGGTGAAGAACTTCACGCGATGA
- a CDS encoding SMC family ATPase — MRPLRIEIKNFLGIESCELDFKDGVFLIVGQNGAGKSSLLEAIVFSLYGVGVRYGKRSPFDYVRSGADQCLVKFSFLRKGKKYEVIRRIRMRDRMSEALLTINDRIVASQRSLVDEKLKEAMETSYESFISTFLLPQGMVASLLTATRSRINDVVFDVLFEKKKLTKIVEKVSDAFKDAQHERDELLRRINDLNGEIEKIESHIRETPLETLEKEIKILEKGLALKEERLREIEQELQIHRQIENFERMLQTKLEEKQNLLRSLEEEKKISIAKSLELPYRELLHASESLSRLENALERLRANRTKIQQETQKLEQEIEKTRLELSECEGAVQKVQAQIEKLSKIDEQSEPLVQNASSLKERKVMFEQQLSSKKQELEKARKRIEEKKKEHTELEQKLNSLIEQFEKMKPSAIVWMADQIAQELNDGDRCPVCGGIYSKRKVVELEYDLEGYRKLKDSIDETKEKKAQLFAELQNLLEITEKLEREVSSLEKELKAISMEEGRIVQELLQMSYSTQLKKKLRELSAELQRLLERKSILASQLSKLDGTKQQLQSRLKELNEELENQMKERDAALEKKQRIEKEFFLALEGINMDFETFKKYVTKELPKFSAQEKLSKIEAEIEQLKTQIEQFRRSLKTSKEECQKMAESLRQELQRLKDERDEKIKKKAIVEQSIERRKLLQAQLKELEEKFEQARKLSTVLSLVKDTLAAREFQSYVADLVLRNIVERTNQLLDFLTDGRFSLSIDEDGFVVRDEGVKRDASGLSGGEKTLVSIALAMSIAEEATGEMEAFFIDEGFSSLDNDNKTKVADALKRLEKLNKVIGFVTHEPQFAEYFERKLLVEKGGKLRWI, encoded by the coding sequence CTGAGGCCGCTCAGGATTGAGATCAAGAACTTTCTTGGGATAGAAAGCTGTGAGCTCGACTTCAAAGATGGCGTTTTCCTGATCGTCGGACAGAACGGGGCGGGAAAGTCTTCCCTGCTCGAGGCGATCGTTTTCTCGCTCTACGGAGTCGGTGTTCGTTACGGAAAGAGGAGCCCCTTCGATTACGTCAGATCCGGAGCAGACCAGTGCCTGGTGAAGTTCTCCTTCCTGAGGAAAGGGAAAAAGTACGAGGTGATCAGGCGCATCAGGATGAGAGACAGGATGAGCGAAGCGCTCCTCACCATCAACGACAGGATCGTGGCCTCACAGCGTAGCCTGGTGGACGAAAAGCTCAAAGAAGCCATGGAAACGAGTTACGAGAGCTTCATAAGCACCTTCCTGTTACCACAGGGTATGGTCGCGAGCCTGCTCACCGCCACGCGTTCGAGGATCAACGATGTGGTCTTCGATGTCCTGTTCGAAAAGAAGAAACTCACAAAGATCGTCGAAAAAGTCAGCGACGCGTTCAAAGATGCCCAGCACGAAAGGGACGAGCTTCTGCGGAGGATCAACGATCTGAACGGTGAGATAGAAAAGATCGAGTCTCACATCAGAGAAACTCCCCTCGAGACGCTGGAGAAAGAGATCAAAATTCTGGAGAAAGGGCTGGCGCTGAAAGAGGAAAGGCTGAGAGAGATAGAACAGGAACTTCAGATACACCGACAGATAGAAAATTTCGAAAGAATGCTTCAGACCAAGCTCGAAGAAAAGCAGAACCTGCTCAGATCGCTCGAAGAAGAAAAGAAGATATCCATCGCCAAATCGCTGGAATTGCCCTATCGGGAGCTGCTCCACGCCTCCGAGTCTCTCAGCAGACTTGAGAACGCCCTCGAAAGGCTCAGGGCGAACCGAACGAAGATCCAGCAGGAAACACAGAAGCTGGAACAGGAGATCGAAAAGACCAGACTTGAACTGTCCGAATGTGAGGGTGCGGTTCAGAAAGTTCAGGCACAGATCGAGAAACTTTCGAAGATAGACGAGCAGAGCGAGCCACTGGTGCAGAACGCGTCCAGCTTGAAAGAACGCAAAGTGATGTTTGAACAGCAATTGTCGAGTAAGAAACAGGAGCTTGAGAAAGCGAGGAAAAGAATCGAAGAGAAAAAGAAAGAACACACCGAGCTCGAACAGAAGCTGAATTCGCTGATCGAACAGTTCGAAAAGATGAAGCCTTCCGCGATAGTCTGGATGGCGGACCAGATAGCACAGGAGCTGAATGACGGAGACAGATGTCCCGTCTGTGGAGGGATCTACAGCAAGAGGAAGGTGGTGGAACTCGAATACGACCTTGAAGGCTACAGGAAGCTGAAAGATTCGATCGACGAGACCAAAGAAAAAAAGGCCCAGCTCTTCGCTGAGCTACAGAACCTCTTAGAGATCACAGAAAAACTCGAACGAGAGGTCAGTTCACTTGAAAAAGAGCTCAAAGCGATCTCGATGGAAGAAGGACGGATCGTTCAGGAACTCTTGCAGATGAGTTACTCAACGCAACTCAAAAAGAAACTCAGAGAACTCTCTGCCGAACTTCAGAGATTGCTGGAGAGAAAGTCCATCCTGGCCTCGCAACTTTCGAAGCTCGACGGTACGAAACAACAACTTCAAAGCAGATTGAAGGAACTCAACGAGGAACTTGAAAACCAGATGAAAGAGAGAGACGCGGCTCTGGAGAAAAAACAGAGAATCGAAAAAGAATTCTTCCTTGCGCTCGAAGGCATCAACATGGATTTTGAGACCTTCAAAAAGTACGTCACGAAGGAACTGCCAAAATTCAGCGCTCAGGAGAAGCTTTCGAAGATTGAAGCCGAGATAGAACAGCTGAAGACTCAGATAGAACAGTTCAGAAGATCGTTGAAGACGAGCAAGGAAGAGTGCCAGAAGATGGCCGAATCGCTGCGGCAGGAATTGCAGAGGCTGAAGGATGAAAGGGATGAGAAGATCAAAAAGAAAGCCATCGTTGAACAGTCCATAGAGAGAAGGAAACTTCTGCAGGCTCAGCTGAAAGAGCTGGAAGAGAAGTTCGAACAGGCCCGGAAACTGTCCACCGTGTTGTCCCTGGTGAAGGACACGCTCGCTGCGCGGGAATTTCAATCGTACGTTGCGGACCTCGTGCTGAGAAACATCGTGGAGCGCACGAACCAGTTGCTGGATTTTCTGACCGACGGAAGGTTCTCACTCTCGATCGATGAGGACGGTTTCGTGGTGAGAGACGAGGGAGTGAAGAGAGATGCGAGCGGGCTTTCGGGGGGAGAGAAGACTCTCGTTTCGATCGCGCTCGCGATGAGCATCGCTGAAGAGGCAACGGGTGAGATGGAAGCGTTCTTTATAGATGAAGGTTTTTCGAGTCTGGACAATGACAACAAGACCAAGGTTGCAGACGCTCTGAAGAGGCTTGAGAAACTGAACAAAGTGATAGGTTTCGTCACGCATGAACCACAGTTCGCAGAATATTTCGAACGGAAACTTCTGGTCGAGAAGGGTGGTAAGCTGCGATGGATATGA
- a CDS encoding exonuclease SbcCD subunit D, with amino-acid sequence MKILHTSDWHLGLQSWIGSKAIDRLEETERAIHFLIDVAKKEKVDLVIVAGDALHNRVNPRIEALNVLSETIAKFASIAPTFVVFGNHDWQGLNHWKTFNLKNLYIVERPDTVELQEAVLFFLPYVDYQRLLGATRDPIAAMMDFLDSCLADFKRYVKPDKANVLVTHAMLEGCFESERENNIQYQLKPNSFPADFDYVALGHVHNQMQISQQPVGWYCGSPIALDFGEEKDIKGALLVEISQRTIVKPVRTPHTTLKTFEYEDYSLSNLNRIESDLENFSGYARILFKCSPSNEVRKHLLERYESVVKVEFETAWRQQESISAPSERKTLIEMYRDYVKQRYPDFEDEMVKIVEEILREVEQTEAAQD; translated from the coding sequence ATGAAGATCCTCCACACGTCAGACTGGCACCTTGGACTGCAATCCTGGATCGGTTCAAAAGCTATCGACAGGCTCGAAGAGACCGAACGGGCGATTCACTTTCTCATCGATGTTGCAAAAAAAGAAAAGGTTGATCTCGTGATCGTCGCAGGGGATGCGCTGCACAACAGGGTCAATCCGAGGATCGAAGCTCTGAACGTTCTGAGTGAAACCATAGCGAAATTCGCCTCGATCGCGCCCACCTTCGTGGTCTTCGGCAACCACGACTGGCAGGGGCTGAACCACTGGAAGACTTTCAATTTGAAGAATTTGTACATCGTGGAAAGACCGGACACGGTTGAGCTTCAAGAAGCCGTTCTGTTCTTTTTACCGTACGTGGACTATCAGAGGCTTCTGGGGGCAACGAGAGATCCCATCGCCGCGATGATGGATTTTCTGGATTCCTGTCTTGCCGATTTCAAAAGGTATGTCAAGCCAGACAAGGCCAACGTTCTCGTCACGCACGCGATGCTGGAAGGTTGCTTCGAATCCGAGAGGGAGAATAACATTCAGTACCAGCTCAAACCGAACAGTTTTCCCGCAGATTTCGATTACGTGGCGCTCGGTCACGTGCACAACCAGATGCAGATCTCGCAGCAACCTGTCGGCTGGTACTGCGGTTCGCCCATCGCTCTGGATTTCGGTGAAGAGAAAGATATAAAAGGTGCGCTGCTCGTTGAAATATCCCAAAGAACCATCGTCAAACCGGTGAGGACACCGCACACAACCCTGAAGACCTTTGAGTACGAGGACTACAGCCTTTCGAACCTGAACAGGATAGAGTCCGATCTGGAAAACTTCTCTGGCTATGCACGCATACTGTTCAAATGTTCCCCTTCGAACGAGGTCAGAAAGCATTTGCTGGAACGGTACGAATCCGTCGTGAAGGTCGAATTCGAAACGGCGTGGAGGCAACAGGAATCGATCAGCGCACCGTCTGAGAGAAAGACTCTAATAGAGATGTACAGGGACTACGTCAAACAGAGATATCCCGATTTCGAGGATGAAATGGTGAAGATCGTGGAAGAAATATTGAGGGAGGTCGAGCAAACTGAGGCCGCTCAGGATTGA
- the panB gene encoding 3-methyl-2-oxobutanoate hydroxymethyltransferase, with protein MNVQKFMSLKGKQPIVVITAYDAPFARIVHEAGVDAILVGDSLANNVLGFSDTLPATMDDMIRHTQAVRRGAPDAFIIGDMPFLSYQCSTDEAIRNAGRFLKEGGANAVKLEGGAAFASLIKRMVESGIPVMGHLGLTPQSVNVFGGYRVQGKDEKTAKKLLEDAKALEAAGVFAIVLEMVVEEVAKQITESVSVPTIGIGSGRYCDGQVLVLHDVLGLNPAFQPKFAKRYANLYEISLKAISQYAEEVRNRTFPAEENVFKLGGS; from the coding sequence ATGAACGTTCAGAAATTCATGTCTTTGAAAGGCAAACAACCCATAGTGGTGATCACCGCCTACGATGCTCCGTTCGCCCGCATCGTGCATGAAGCCGGTGTGGACGCCATACTGGTTGGAGATTCTCTCGCGAACAACGTTCTTGGTTTTTCCGATACACTGCCCGCCACCATGGACGACATGATCAGGCACACGCAGGCCGTCAGGAGGGGCGCCCCGGACGCGTTCATAATCGGTGACATGCCCTTTCTCTCTTATCAATGCTCTACAGATGAGGCGATCAGGAACGCGGGAAGGTTTTTGAAAGAAGGTGGAGCGAACGCGGTGAAGCTCGAAGGAGGTGCCGCCTTCGCGTCCCTCATAAAGAGGATGGTCGAAAGTGGTATCCCCGTGATGGGGCATCTGGGCCTCACACCGCAGTCTGTGAACGTTTTCGGCGGTTACAGGGTGCAGGGTAAAGACGAAAAAACCGCGAAAAAATTGCTCGAAGATGCGAAGGCACTCGAGGCGGCCGGTGTGTTCGCCATCGTACTCGAGATGGTCGTGGAAGAGGTGGCGAAACAGATCACCGAGAGCGTGAGCGTACCAACGATCGGCATCGGTTCGGGCAGATACTGCGACGGACAGGTGCTCGTGCTGCACGACGTGCTCGGGTTGAACCCGGCCTTCCAGCCAAAGTTCGCCAAACGCTACGCGAATCTGTATGAGATTTCGCTGAAGGCGATCTCTCAGTACGCCGAAGAAGTGAGAAACAGAACGTTCCCTGCGGAAGAGAATGTGTTCAAGCTGGGAGGAAGCTGA
- a CDS encoding DUF2520 domain-containing protein produces the protein MELNVLGTSKVTLTICRRLIEKSHRVRFVVSRSREKAQRFVEELGTGIPTIYEEVEGLFDVVFFSVPDSVIHQVYETIKKKIQPGTCLIHFSGFHSSKIFKDAELLGFHRASMHPNLSFADPSIAYSNLPDCIFGVEGDEEGLKKAIKLVEDIPSRYVLLSEDGKATYHLAAVLCSNFAVGLAALAEKMYTKSGIKDSRELISVLINSVAQNIRTKGVAGSLTGPVARGDWEVVQEEGKLFKETFPEFAQLYDQMVELLKRIREGKLWA, from the coding sequence GTGGAACTGAACGTTCTGGGTACGAGCAAGGTGACGCTCACCATCTGTCGAAGGCTCATCGAAAAATCCCACAGAGTTCGCTTCGTCGTATCGCGCTCCAGGGAGAAAGCCCAGCGCTTCGTCGAAGAACTCGGCACGGGTATCCCGACCATCTATGAAGAAGTCGAAGGGCTCTTCGATGTGGTCTTCTTCTCCGTGCCGGACTCTGTCATCCATCAAGTTTACGAGACGATCAAGAAAAAAATCCAGCCCGGAACCTGTCTGATACACTTCAGTGGTTTTCATTCCTCGAAGATCTTCAAAGATGCCGAACTTCTGGGCTTTCACAGAGCGTCGATGCATCCGAACCTTTCCTTCGCTGATCCATCGATCGCTTACAGCAACCTTCCAGACTGCATCTTCGGCGTTGAGGGAGACGAAGAAGGATTGAAAAAGGCGATAAAATTGGTTGAGGATATACCAAGCAGGTACGTTCTTCTGTCTGAGGATGGAAAGGCCACGTACCATCTCGCGGCGGTTCTCTGTTCGAACTTCGCGGTGGGACTCGCGGCGCTCGCCGAGAAGATGTACACAAAGAGTGGTATCAAAGATTCACGCGAGCTGATCAGCGTTCTCATAAACAGCGTCGCACAGAACATCAGAACGAAAGGTGTGGCTGGCTCTTTGACAGGACCCGTAGCGAGGGGAGATTGGGAAGTGGTTCAGGAAGAAGGAAAGCTGTTCAAGGAGACATTCCCAGAGTTCGCCCAGCTCTACGATCAGATGGTCGAGCTCCTCAAGAGGATAAGGGAGGGGAAACTGTGGGCATGA
- a CDS encoding redox-sensing transcriptional repressor Rex, translated as MKDSSRKESMMLPRPTFERLKLYHRLLLDVKEEYISSETMARMLKLQPEQVRKDLSHLRTTGKPKLGYKVEELKKELDELFAVKRETAVVIVGAGRLGSALANYRGFARYGIEIVAIFDNDPQKIGQFVSDLVVLPLKDLKRIVKRFNVEIGVICVPEESAQEVANLLVACGIKGIWNFAPVQLEVPEDVVVVNEDITQSLLTLKHLLNLRRSRS; from the coding sequence TTGAAAGACAGCTCAAGGAAAGAATCCATGATGCTTCCCAGACCAACGTTTGAAAGGTTGAAGCTGTACCACAGACTGCTCCTCGACGTGAAGGAGGAGTACATCTCCTCTGAAACGATGGCCAGAATGCTGAAACTCCAACCTGAGCAGGTCAGGAAGGATCTGAGCCATCTCAGGACGACGGGAAAACCGAAGCTTGGTTACAAAGTCGAGGAGCTGAAGAAAGAGCTGGATGAACTGTTCGCGGTCAAAAGAGAGACTGCGGTTGTGATAGTGGGGGCGGGCCGGCTCGGCTCCGCCCTCGCTAATTATCGAGGCTTTGCGAGGTACGGGATCGAGATCGTTGCGATCTTCGACAACGATCCGCAGAAGATAGGCCAATTCGTGTCCGACCTGGTCGTTCTACCATTGAAGGATCTGAAACGCATCGTGAAGAGGTTCAATGTCGAGATCGGTGTGATCTGCGTTCCCGAAGAATCCGCACAGGAAGTTGCGAACCTGCTCGTCGCGTGCGGTATCAAAGGTATCTGGAACTTCGCCCCGGTCCAGCTCGAGGTACCCGAGGACGTGGTCGTGGTGAACGAAGACATCACCCAGAGTCTGCTCACGCTGAAACATCTACTCAACCTGAGACGTAGCAGAAGTTGA